A stretch of the Pseudomonas helvetica genome encodes the following:
- a CDS encoding ABC transporter permease subunit, translating into MPSGRKVVIGIPFLWLCLFFMLPFFLVMKISFSEAALAIPPYSEIYSFAEQKFQLLLNLGNYAMLGDDELYISAYLGSLKMAALSTAMCLVIGFPMAYAISKASKEAQNVLLLLIMMPTWTAILIRVYAWMGILSNNGLLNAFLLWTGLISEPIEILNTNTAVYIGVVYAYLPFMVLPLYANLVKHDGSLLEAASDLGSSNFNNFWKITVPLARNGIIAGCMLVFIPVVGEFVIPELLGGPETLMIGRVLWQEFFNNRDWPVASALAVVMLAILIVPIILFNRSQAKEMEGRA; encoded by the coding sequence TTGCCGAGCGGCCGTAAAGTCGTGATCGGTATTCCATTCCTGTGGCTGTGCCTGTTCTTCATGCTGCCGTTTTTCCTGGTGATGAAGATCAGTTTTTCCGAAGCAGCCCTGGCCATTCCACCCTACTCCGAGATCTACAGCTTCGCCGAACAGAAATTCCAGCTGCTGTTGAACCTCGGCAACTACGCCATGCTGGGCGACGATGAGCTGTACATCTCGGCTTATCTGGGCTCCTTGAAAATGGCCGCCCTCAGCACGGCGATGTGCCTGGTGATCGGTTTCCCGATGGCCTACGCCATTTCCAAGGCCAGCAAGGAAGCGCAGAACGTCTTGCTGCTGCTGATCATGATGCCGACCTGGACCGCCATCCTGATCCGCGTGTATGCGTGGATGGGCATCCTCAGCAACAACGGTTTGCTCAATGCCTTCTTGCTCTGGACCGGGCTGATTTCAGAGCCGATCGAAATCCTCAACACCAACACCGCGGTCTATATCGGCGTGGTGTATGCGTACCTGCCGTTCATGGTGCTGCCGCTGTACGCCAACCTCGTCAAGCATGACGGCAGTCTGCTGGAAGCCGCATCGGACCTGGGTTCAAGCAACTTCAACAACTTCTGGAAAATCACCGTCCCGCTGGCCAGGAACGGCATCATCGCAGGCTGCATGCTGGTGTTCATTCCGGTGGTCGGTGAGTTCGTGATTCCGGAACTGCTCGGCGGCCCGGAAACCCTGATGATTGGTCGCGTGCTGTGGCAGGAGTTCTTCAACAACCGTGACTGGCCGGTGGCGTCCGCGTTGGCGGTGGTGATGCTGGCGATCCTGATTGTGCCGATCATCCTGTTCAACCGTAGCCAAGCCAAAGAGATGGAGGGACGGGCATGA
- a CDS encoding ABC transporter permease subunit, which translates to MNRFGFSRMMLVLGLLFIYMPMLILVIYSFNASKLVTVWGGWSVKWYVGLLDNTQLMGSVVRSLEIACYTSIAAVALGTLAAFVLTRVTRFKGRTLFGGLVTAPLVMPEVITGLSLLLLFVAMAQMIGWPQERGIVTIWIAHTTFCAAYVAVVVSARLRELDLSIEEAAMDLGARPLKVFFLITIPMIAPSLAAGGMMSFALSLDDLVLASFVSGPGSTTLPMEVFSAVRLGVKPEINAVASLILLAVSIVTFMVWYFSRKAEATRKRAIQEAMDQTASESWKQPASQRPATQQIGATA; encoded by the coding sequence ATGAACCGTTTCGGATTTTCAAGAATGATGCTGGTGCTCGGCCTGCTGTTCATCTATATGCCGATGCTGATCCTGGTGATCTACTCGTTCAACGCCTCGAAACTGGTGACCGTCTGGGGCGGCTGGTCGGTGAAGTGGTACGTCGGCCTGCTGGACAACACTCAACTGATGGGCTCGGTGGTTCGTTCGCTGGAAATTGCCTGCTACACCTCGATTGCGGCGGTCGCGCTGGGGACGCTGGCGGCTTTCGTACTGACCCGAGTCACCCGCTTCAAGGGCCGCACGTTGTTCGGCGGCCTGGTCACCGCGCCGCTGGTGATGCCGGAAGTGATCACCGGTCTGTCGTTGTTGCTGCTGTTCGTGGCGATGGCACAGATGATCGGCTGGCCGCAGGAACGCGGCATCGTCACCATCTGGATCGCCCACACCACGTTCTGCGCCGCGTATGTGGCGGTGGTCGTATCGGCGCGCTTGCGTGAGCTGGACCTGTCCATCGAAGAGGCGGCCATGGACCTCGGTGCCCGGCCATTGAAGGTGTTCTTCCTGATCACCATTCCGATGATCGCGCCGTCGCTGGCCGCCGGCGGCATGATGTCGTTTGCCCTGTCGCTGGACGATCTGGTGCTGGCGAGCTTCGTCTCCGGGCCGGGTTCCACGACCTTGCCGATGGAAGTGTTCTCGGCTGTGCGTCTGGGCGTGAAACCCGAGATCAACGCCGTGGCCAGCCTGATTCTGCTGGCGGTATCGATCGTGACCTTCATGGTCTGGTACTTCAGCCGCAAGGCCGAAGCCACTCGCAAGCGTGCGATCCAGGAAGCCATGGATCAGACCGCCAGCGAATCCTGGAAGCAACCGGCTTCACAACGACCTGCTACCCAACAGATCGGTGCGACGGCTTAA